A stretch of the Streptosporangium sp. NBC_01755 genome encodes the following:
- a CDS encoding SAM-dependent methyltransferase — translation MGNVRTAPSEIESTYNELAALVGETAGPDRHYGFWTGPDDDASISEATERMTDFVLARLDVGPGSQVLDVGCGNGRPAVRLARTLGARVVAIDIDRQALRNGAEHAAAHGMAERVRFRRVDALDLPFAAASFDAVLAFEVTPHFDVADLYRGIARVLRPQGRLVVETPYLRVPMTEEIRERIGPYLTMLNAVSLDAPEEHLSAAREAGMVVTELVDITENVRGSFPRLVGGLRERLETGGGTSDTARLIDTFAAWADATEVGGVVMTFTRMEQ, via the coding sequence ATGGGAAATGTCAGAACGGCTCCCTCGGAGATCGAGTCGACCTACAACGAGCTCGCCGCGCTGGTGGGCGAGACGGCGGGACCCGACCGGCACTACGGCTTCTGGACGGGCCCCGACGACGACGCCTCGATCTCCGAGGCCACGGAGCGGATGACCGACTTCGTGCTGGCCCGGCTGGACGTCGGCCCCGGCTCACAGGTGCTGGACGTGGGCTGCGGCAACGGCCGCCCGGCGGTGCGCCTGGCCAGGACCCTGGGGGCGCGGGTCGTCGCGATCGACATCGACCGGCAGGCGCTGCGCAACGGGGCCGAGCACGCCGCGGCGCACGGGATGGCGGAGAGGGTGCGGTTCCGGCGCGTCGACGCGCTGGACCTGCCGTTCGCCGCCGCCTCGTTCGACGCGGTGCTGGCCTTCGAGGTCACCCCGCACTTCGACGTCGCCGACCTCTACCGGGGCATCGCCAGGGTCCTGCGCCCGCAGGGTCGCCTGGTGGTCGAGACGCCCTACCTACGGGTTCCGATGACGGAGGAGATCCGCGAGCGCATCGGCCCCTACCTGACCATGCTGAACGCCGTTTCGCTCGACGCGCCCGAGGAGCACCTGTCGGCGGCGCGGGAGGCGGGGATGGTCGTCACCGAGCTCGTCGACATCACGGAGAACGTGCGCGGTTCCTTCCCCCGTCTCGTAGGGGGGCTCCGGGAGCGGCTTGAAACCGGGGGCGGGACGTCCGACACCGCGCGGCTGATCGACACCTTCGCCGCGTGGGCGGACGCCACCGAGGTCGGCGGAGTGGTCATGACCTTCACCAGGATGGAGCAATGA
- a CDS encoding cytochrome P450 has protein sequence MDIIPEPVDYPFGKPIRLDVDSEYARCRERPGLTRVRPPYGDDAWLVTRYHDMRSVLRDRRFVRTPPPGGDEARLTVLPLQDSILNTDPPQQTRLRRVLASGLRFNTERIHLLRSIAEQHSRALMAGFADAPPPYDLVGDYIKPLVVEVLCPLIGIPKQDLAIFLNWFEGFASTALAADVVEARVEEISRYTDRLIAARRAEPRDDLVSVLACALDSDGGNTVHALDSDGADGVPAADGGLAEAEIKELVNDILLAVDNVSTQLTNAFYLLVTSPGKLEELRADPELIPQAVDELIRYAPFPSHVTFARYAIEDVEVGGTLVHAGEQVLPALPSGNHDPSVFANPGELDFHRGANPHLSFGYGTHHCMGAPLVRMLIGVAISSLSECPPMRLAVPDDELPWRSDLLIRRVETLPVTR, from the coding sequence GTGGACATCATTCCCGAGCCCGTCGACTACCCTTTCGGTAAACCCATTCGTCTCGACGTCGACTCCGAATACGCGCGGTGCCGCGAGCGGCCCGGGCTGACCAGGGTCCGCCCGCCCTACGGTGACGACGCCTGGCTGGTGACCCGCTACCACGACATGCGTTCGGTGCTGCGCGACCGCCGCTTCGTCCGGACGCCTCCTCCCGGCGGCGACGAGGCGCGCCTCACCGTCCTGCCGCTCCAGGACAGCATCCTCAACACCGACCCCCCACAGCAGACCCGGTTGCGCCGGGTGCTGGCGAGCGGGCTCAGATTCAACACCGAGCGGATCCACCTGCTCCGATCGATCGCCGAGCAGCACTCCCGTGCGCTGATGGCCGGGTTCGCGGACGCGCCTCCCCCGTACGATCTGGTCGGCGACTACATCAAGCCGCTGGTCGTGGAGGTGCTGTGCCCCCTGATCGGTATCCCCAAGCAGGACCTTGCGATCTTCCTGAACTGGTTCGAGGGGTTCGCGAGCACCGCACTGGCCGCCGACGTCGTGGAGGCCAGGGTCGAGGAGATCTCCCGCTACACCGACCGGCTCATCGCCGCCCGGCGCGCGGAGCCGAGGGACGACCTCGTCAGCGTCCTCGCATGCGCCCTCGACTCCGACGGCGGGAACACCGTCCACGCCCTTGACTCCGACGGCGCGGACGGTGTTCCCGCCGCGGACGGCGGGCTCGCCGAGGCGGAGATCAAGGAACTGGTCAACGACATCCTCCTGGCGGTCGACAACGTCTCGACACAGCTGACGAACGCCTTCTACCTGCTGGTCACCTCACCCGGAAAGCTGGAGGAGCTGCGCGCGGATCCCGAGCTCATCCCACAGGCCGTCGACGAACTCATACGCTACGCGCCGTTCCCCTCGCACGTCACCTTCGCCCGCTACGCCATCGAGGACGTGGAGGTGGGCGGCACGCTGGTGCACGCGGGAGAGCAGGTGCTACCCGCCCTTCCCTCGGGCAACCATGATCCGTCGGTGTTCGCCAACCCCGGCGAGCTCGACTTCCACCGTGGCGCCAACCCGCACCTCTCCTTCGGGTACGGAACGCACCACTGCATGGGGGCGCCCCTGGTGCGCATGCTGATAGGAGTCGCGATCTCCTCGCTGTCGGAGTGCCCGCCCATGCGCCTCGCCGTCCCGGACGACGAGCTGCCGTGGCGCTCTGACCTGCTGATCCGCCGCGTGGAGACACTGCCCGTCACCCGGTGA
- a CDS encoding EF-hand domain-containing protein, with protein MAIDTIARKSDHWFKLVDVNGDGRIQHSDLQALADRTLKHFGYDKGSAKGRRLVEAYDRAWASMAEAMDADRNEEISKEEFRSYMEQNAKKESAEKLLRPITDAEFAAADIDDDGLLSPSEYAKLLQSWGLSSSEAEKGAGNIDTNRDGRISSEEYYRACRDFFVGELTARAGQVFGQVK; from the coding sequence ATGGCCATCGACACTATTGCCCGTAAGTCGGACCACTGGTTCAAGCTGGTCGACGTCAACGGCGACGGAAGGATCCAGCACAGCGACCTTCAGGCCCTGGCAGACAGGACCCTCAAGCACTTCGGCTACGACAAGGGATCCGCAAAGGGGCGCCGCCTCGTAGAGGCGTACGACCGGGCCTGGGCGTCCATGGCCGAGGCCATGGACGCCGACAGAAACGAGGAGATCTCCAAGGAGGAGTTCCGCTCCTACATGGAGCAGAACGCCAAGAAGGAGAGCGCCGAGAAGCTCCTTCGCCCGATCACCGATGCCGAGTTCGCGGCGGCCGACATCGACGACGACGGGCTCCTGTCCCCGTCCGAGTACGCGAAGCTGCTGCAGTCCTGGGGGCTGTCCAGCAGCGAGGCGGAGAAGGGTGCGGGCAATATCGACACCAACCGCGACGGCCGGATCAGCAGCGAGGAATACTACAGGGCCTGCCGCGACTTCTTCGTCGGCGAGCTCACCGCGCGTGCCGGACAGGTCTTCGGTCAGGTGAAATAG
- a CDS encoding TIGR02677 family protein yields the protein MIDLPQSNHRDPQPFAHLSAPNAPLYRQVLRAFARAKERFIVHLRPEDVAVELGAGNDDQLTQALEKLTEWGNLRADPDTGRVTSVEDFHRKRFLFQLTAAGQAAEQAIAFYEEAIGRRGALQSVALGDIAEQLRSLSALAQQSDPDPAKTHLLLLSLAERFASLADNAQAFMASLRRAIDFSDGDVEGFIAYKERLIDYINRFISDLANSGARVAMLLTELEAGDHERLLRLAARREATDAVPEGTDATDAYDRAEAAALNSWRNRWRGLNDWFVSQGTGRPSQARLLRQAAVTAIKQLVDAVGLINERRSGRSDRSADFRTLARWFAEAPDEAATHRLWRAAFGLSSARHLTVTAETESSWRQEDLAPNTPWRAAPPVRISPQLRRTGSYERRGKPNRVQDRSRARAFLLERVEREAAETAEARAVLCGRGPALLSELGVLDPRAFQLFLALLGDALAARPPGETEVKTMTGDGSMEVRLSLVPGGDQVEIHTKDGTLTGPEHLIEIIDLMVAS from the coding sequence GTGATTGACCTGCCCCAATCGAACCATCGAGATCCCCAGCCCTTCGCCCACCTGAGCGCGCCGAACGCACCGCTCTACCGCCAGGTACTGCGCGCGTTCGCGCGGGCGAAGGAGCGCTTCATCGTGCATCTGCGGCCCGAGGACGTCGCGGTCGAACTGGGTGCGGGCAATGACGACCAGCTCACCCAGGCGCTGGAGAAACTGACCGAATGGGGAAATCTGCGCGCGGACCCCGACACCGGCAGGGTCACCTCCGTCGAGGACTTCCACCGCAAACGGTTCCTCTTCCAGCTCACCGCGGCCGGCCAGGCGGCCGAGCAGGCCATCGCCTTCTACGAGGAGGCGATCGGCCGCCGGGGCGCGCTGCAGTCGGTGGCCCTCGGTGACATCGCCGAACAGCTCCGCTCCCTGTCGGCGCTCGCGCAGCAGTCCGATCCCGATCCCGCCAAGACGCACCTGCTGCTACTCTCCCTGGCCGAGCGCTTCGCCTCACTCGCCGACAACGCCCAGGCGTTCATGGCGTCACTGCGCCGCGCGATCGACTTCTCCGACGGCGACGTGGAGGGTTTCATCGCCTACAAGGAGCGGCTGATCGACTACATCAACCGCTTCATCTCCGATCTCGCCAACTCCGGCGCCCGCGTGGCCATGCTCCTGACCGAGTTGGAGGCGGGCGACCACGAGAGGCTGCTGCGGCTGGCCGCGCGGCGGGAGGCCACCGACGCCGTACCGGAGGGAACGGATGCGACCGATGCGTACGACAGGGCCGAAGCGGCGGCGCTCAACTCGTGGCGGAACCGCTGGCGCGGGCTGAATGACTGGTTCGTCTCTCAGGGCACCGGCCGCCCCTCACAGGCCCGGCTGCTGAGGCAGGCGGCGGTCACCGCGATCAAGCAGCTCGTCGACGCGGTCGGTCTGATCAACGAGCGCCGCTCGGGCCGCTCCGACCGCTCGGCCGACTTCCGTACCCTGGCCCGCTGGTTCGCCGAGGCGCCGGACGAGGCGGCAACGCACCGGCTGTGGCGCGCGGCCTTCGGCCTGTCGTCCGCGCGGCACCTCACCGTCACCGCCGAGACCGAGAGTTCCTGGCGGCAGGAGGACCTGGCCCCGAACACGCCGTGGCGTGCCGCCCCACCGGTCCGGATCTCCCCGCAGCTACGCAGGACCGGCTCCTACGAACGGCGGGGAAAGCCGAACCGGGTACAGGACCGCTCGCGGGCCCGCGCCTTCCTGCTGGAGCGGGTGGAGCGCGAGGCAGCGGAGACCGCCGAGGCCCGCGCCGTGCTCTGCGGCAGAGGACCGGCTCTCCTGTCCGAGCTCGGCGTCCTCGATCCGCGGGCGTTCCAGCTCTTCCTCGCGCTGCTCGGCGACGCCCTGGCCGCCCGCCCGCCAGGCGAGACCGAGGTCAAGACCATGACCGGCGACGGTTCGATGGAGGTACGGCTCTCGCTCGTCCCCGGCGGCGACCAGGTCGAGATCCACACCAAGGACGGGACGCTCACCGGCCCCGAGCACCTCATCGAGATCATCGATCTGATGGTGGCGTCGTGA
- a CDS encoding NAD(P)-dependent oxidoreductase, which produces MTDVTVIGTGVIGSAVVRACADSGLEVSVWNRTPERSERLAGRNVHAHAKAAGAIEASPIVLLCLLNYEITHQVLDEAGADLSGRLVVQNASGVPDDVLPLRARVEAAGGRYLEAAILNYPDAIGTEDCFTVYGGAAEDFKEMAGVTEALSGKQVRLGADPGYAKAYHVVSSAFYYAFVNGFLECSAIAESMGVPLNDFAESVPLYDPGFQNTIGIGLGLIARRDYTFEQAPLTSHLDVLNNLTGIAERAGIDQSYLGVMRERVLRAMEQGYRREHVAVLTEQFRSRRAAVHNR; this is translated from the coding sequence ATGACGGACGTGACGGTCATCGGAACCGGCGTGATCGGTTCCGCGGTGGTGCGGGCCTGCGCCGACTCCGGTCTGGAGGTCTCGGTCTGGAACCGCACACCCGAACGGTCGGAGAGGCTCGCGGGAAGGAACGTCCACGCCCACGCGAAGGCGGCCGGCGCGATCGAGGCCTCCCCGATCGTGCTGCTCTGCCTGCTCAACTACGAGATCACCCACCAGGTCCTCGACGAGGCCGGGGCCGACCTCTCGGGCAGGCTCGTCGTGCAGAACGCCAGCGGCGTCCCCGACGACGTCCTCCCGCTGCGGGCGCGGGTCGAGGCCGCGGGAGGCAGATACCTGGAGGCCGCGATCCTCAACTACCCGGACGCCATCGGCACCGAGGACTGCTTCACCGTTTACGGCGGGGCGGCCGAGGATTTCAAGGAGATGGCGGGGGTGACCGAGGCACTGTCCGGCAAGCAGGTGCGCCTGGGCGCCGATCCCGGTTACGCGAAGGCCTACCACGTCGTGTCCAGCGCCTTCTACTACGCGTTCGTCAACGGTTTCCTCGAATGCTCGGCCATCGCGGAGAGCATGGGCGTCCCCCTCAACGACTTCGCCGAATCCGTGCCGCTCTACGACCCCGGTTTCCAGAACACGATCGGCATCGGCCTCGGTCTCATCGCGCGCCGTGACTACACCTTCGAGCAGGCTCCGCTGACCTCGCACCTGGACGTCCTCAACAACCTGACCGGCATCGCGGAGCGGGCCGGGATCGACCAGTCCTACCTGGGCGTGATGCGTGAGCGCGTGCTGAGGGCGATGGAGCAGGGCTACCGGCGCGAGCACGTGGCGGTGCTCACCGAACAGTTCCGCAGCCGCCGAGCGGCCGTCCATAACCGCTGA
- a CDS encoding non-ribosomal peptide synthetase, producing the protein MHGFEPVGGEAGVDRLFERWAEVGVDRLFERWAEVGADRLFEAWAEAAPGRDALVHPGGRMTYAELREHATALAGELVAAGVRAGDTVGVLMERSFLLPAAVLAIWKAGGAYVPLPPSHPVGRNELVLSDTGARIVVADRDPEELLPGHGLRSVRPGLGRPDPANGRHRPRPILGATSDPAMGATRGSAASATRADSLAYVLYTSGSTGAPKGVLVDHGGVTNLAEGLRSLFGDLEGARVLQFAPFTFDAWVWEFAMSLLNGATLCVPEAGVPLYGRELSRILCELDITHLSGAPSLLATLPEDVPVPVTTLTSGGEALPEFLVERWAPRVRLFNAYGPTEVTVSATAGRCRQGTGRPSVGRPLAGVEVHILDAAGDPVAEGETGELCVGGRGVARGYLKRPDLTRERFVPDRFAGRPGARLYRTGDLARRLPGGEIDFVGRIDEQLNVRGYRIEPGEVEAALMRHPRVTGAAVTTTGGETGTARLTAYAQLSRGPRVPAGELRDLLAGQLPAYMIPSIFVTLDRLPLTSHGKVDRAALPNAAGSRPRYGQAVPSCPGEREVAEMVGLLLGLDEVGAEENFFELGGTSVDLITLQADIHERRGVLLPVADLIAAPDVRSLAALLDTRVRDGDRSERDLMRVRDRDRSERDLATAAASRRNLLAGSRSLEERRWKGRQS; encoded by the coding sequence ATGCACGGGTTTGAACCGGTTGGCGGCGAGGCCGGTGTCGACCGTCTCTTCGAGAGATGGGCCGAGGTCGGTGTCGACCGTCTCTTCGAGAGATGGGCCGAGGTCGGTGCCGACCGTCTCTTCGAGGCATGGGCCGAGGCCGCGCCCGGGCGTGACGCTCTCGTCCACCCGGGCGGGCGGATGACGTACGCGGAGTTGCGGGAGCACGCCACGGCCCTGGCCGGTGAGCTCGTGGCGGCCGGGGTGCGGGCGGGCGACACGGTGGGGGTGCTGATGGAGCGCTCCTTCCTGCTGCCCGCGGCGGTCCTGGCCATCTGGAAGGCCGGCGGCGCCTACGTGCCCCTGCCGCCGTCGCATCCGGTGGGGCGCAACGAGCTGGTGCTGTCCGACACGGGCGCCCGGATCGTCGTCGCCGACCGGGACCCGGAGGAACTGCTGCCCGGACACGGCCTGCGCTCCGTACGGCCAGGCCTCGGAAGACCGGATCCCGCCAACGGCCGGCACCGGCCTCGGCCCATCTTGGGAGCGACGTCGGATCCCGCCATGGGAGCGACGCGGGGAAGCGCCGCGTCGGCGACACGGGCCGACAGCCTCGCCTACGTGCTCTACACCTCGGGATCGACCGGTGCCCCCAAGGGCGTGCTGGTGGACCACGGCGGCGTGACCAACCTGGCGGAGGGGCTGCGGTCGCTCTTCGGCGACCTCGAAGGGGCCCGCGTCCTGCAGTTCGCGCCGTTCACATTCGACGCCTGGGTCTGGGAGTTCGCGATGAGCCTGCTCAACGGCGCGACCCTGTGCGTCCCCGAGGCCGGGGTGCCGCTGTACGGCCGCGAGCTGAGCCGCATCCTGTGCGAGCTGGACATCACCCACCTGTCGGGCGCGCCGTCGCTGCTGGCCACCCTGCCCGAGGACGTCCCGGTACCGGTGACCACCCTCACCTCGGGGGGCGAGGCGCTGCCCGAGTTCCTGGTGGAGCGGTGGGCGCCCAGGGTGCGCCTGTTCAACGCCTACGGCCCGACGGAGGTCACCGTGTCCGCGACGGCCGGGCGCTGCCGGCAGGGGACCGGCAGGCCGTCCGTCGGACGCCCGCTGGCCGGGGTCGAGGTCCACATCCTCGACGCGGCGGGTGACCCGGTCGCCGAGGGGGAGACCGGCGAACTGTGCGTCGGAGGGCGTGGTGTGGCGCGGGGATACCTGAAGCGGCCCGACCTGACACGCGAGAGGTTCGTCCCCGACAGGTTCGCGGGGCGCCCCGGCGCGCGCCTGTACCGTACCGGCGACCTCGCCCGGCGGCTGCCCGGAGGAGAGATCGACTTTGTGGGGCGGATCGACGAGCAGCTCAACGTCCGGGGATACCGGATCGAACCCGGCGAGGTCGAAGCGGCCCTGATGCGCCACCCGCGCGTCACGGGCGCGGCGGTGACCACCACCGGCGGGGAGACCGGAACCGCCAGGCTCACCGCGTACGCGCAGCTCTCGCGGGGGCCGAGGGTGCCCGCCGGCGAGCTGCGCGACCTGCTCGCCGGTCAGCTCCCCGCGTACATGATCCCGTCGATCTTCGTGACGCTGGACCGGCTCCCGCTGACCTCCCACGGCAAGGTCGACCGCGCGGCGCTGCCGAACGCGGCGGGCAGTCGGCCGCGGTACGGACAAGCGGTGCCCTCGTGCCCGGGAGAGCGAGAGGTGGCCGAGATGGTGGGGCTGCTCCTGGGACTCGACGAGGTCGGCGCGGAGGAGAACTTCTTCGAGCTCGGCGGGACCTCGGTCGACCTCATCACGCTCCAGGCCGACATCCACGAACGCCGGGGGGTCCTGCTCCCCGTCGCCGACCTCATCGCGGCCCCCGACGTGCGGTCGCTCGCGGCACTTCTCGACACGCGCGTCAGGGATGGTGACCGGTCCGAGCGGGACCTCATGCGCGTCAGGGACCGTGACCGGTCCGAGCGAGACCTTGCGACGGCCGCGGCGAGCAGGAGGAACCTGCTCGCCGGAAGCCGGTCACTGGAGGAACGCCGCTGGAAAGGACGACAGAGTTGA